In the Chloroflexota bacterium genome, one interval contains:
- a CDS encoding ROK family transcriptional regulator — MNRPSALTADLSLMRELNRALVLQLIRREGRISRADIAKHTKLSRSTVSSIINDLIDASLVTETGIGTSKGGRRPIILEFNYQANYIIGLDVSRNAVSAVITDLNARICSRRQISFNVNDGPTVGMPLIKQLISTMLTESPVGRGRISAIGVGVPGPLDFRNGRTIAPPVMPGWDNVPIREELSQTFRLPVSIDNDANLAAMAEYRWGAGKGAQNMVYLYMSSAGIGAGLIIDSHLFRGSIGSAGEVGHTTLSVENDESFGPINAGSLEALASQITVLRLAREQKLISADDDVHALVRKAESSPEIQAILRRTAHYLGVAIASIINIFNPDRVVIGGVIPETSPLVIETIRATVARRALAIAVNNTSIVPGALGRNVAALGAAALATERLFAPPALERPATLGVHSNEVGSLAS, encoded by the coding sequence ATGAATCGTCCTTCGGCATTGACAGCTGATCTGAGTTTGATGCGAGAACTCAACCGCGCCCTGGTACTCCAGTTAATTCGGCGTGAAGGACGGATTTCGCGGGCAGATATCGCCAAGCACACCAAGTTAAGTCGTTCGACCGTTTCAAGCATCATTAACGATCTGATTGACGCAAGCCTTGTTACGGAAACGGGCATTGGTACCTCAAAAGGTGGCCGACGGCCAATTATCCTCGAATTCAATTATCAAGCCAATTATATTATTGGGCTTGATGTTTCGCGCAACGCCGTTAGTGCCGTTATTACCGATTTGAACGCCCGAATCTGTTCGCGTCGTCAAATTTCCTTCAATGTTAATGATGGCCCTACCGTTGGCATGCCGCTAATCAAACAATTGATTAGCACGATGCTGACCGAATCGCCGGTTGGCCGTGGCCGCATTAGTGCGATTGGGGTTGGCGTGCCTGGCCCATTGGATTTTCGCAATGGCCGCACAATTGCCCCGCCAGTTATGCCTGGTTGGGATAACGTGCCAATTCGCGAAGAGTTAAGCCAAACCTTCCGCTTGCCCGTATCAATTGATAACGATGCCAACTTAGCCGCGATGGCCGAGTATCGTTGGGGCGCAGGTAAAGGTGCGCAAAACATGGTCTACTTATATATGAGTAGCGCCGGGATTGGCGCTGGCTTGATTATTGATAGTCATTTGTTCCGCGGCTCGATTGGTAGCGCTGGCGAGGTTGGGCATACCACCCTCAGCGTCGAAAACGATGAATCATTTGGCCCAATCAACGCTGGCTCACTCGAAGCCTTGGCTTCACAAATCACGGTTTTACGGCTAGCCCGCGAGCAAAAGCTGATTAGTGCCGATGATGATGTGCATGCCTTGGTGCGTAAAGCCGAGAGCAGCCCCGAAATTCAAGCTATTTTGCGGCGAACCGCCCACTATCTTGGTGTGGCAATTGCCAGTATCATTAATATATTCAATCCTGATCGGGTTGTGATTGGCGGGGTTATTCCGGAAACCTCACCATTAGTAATCGAGACGATTCGAGCAACGGTGGCGCGACGCGCTTTAGCGATTGCAGTGAATAATACCTCGATTGTGCCCGGCGCACTAGGCCGCAATGTCGCAGCCTTGGGAGCCGCAGCCCTTGCTACCGAGCGCTTATTCGCGCCGCCAGCCTTGGAACGCCCTGCAACTTTAGGGGTGCATTCCAACGAGGTTGGTTCGTTGGCAAGCTAA
- the sucD gene encoding succinate--CoA ligase subunit alpha → MSILADKNTRLIVQGITGREGEFHSRQMLEYGTNLVGGVTPGRGGQKAVDGRVPVFNTVKQAVKETGANATVIYVPAAFAPDAVREAADAGIPLIVCITEGVPALDMVATYEFVKLKGSRLIGPNCPGLLTPGEAKLGIIPGSIAKPGPVGVVSKSGTLTYEAVDALTRIGLGQTSIVGIGGDPIIGTNFIDVLAMFQADPATEAIVLIGEIGGNAEQDAAAFIKENVTKPVVSFIAGQSAPPGKRMGHAGAIIGAGGEGTAQEKIEALEAVGAKVAKLPTDIAKLVAESLGK, encoded by the coding sequence TTGAGTATTTTGGCTGATAAAAATACCCGCCTGATTGTGCAGGGGATTACAGGCCGCGAAGGTGAGTTTCATTCGCGCCAAATGCTGGAATATGGCACAAATTTGGTCGGTGGGGTTACACCTGGTCGCGGCGGCCAAAAAGCCGTTGATGGCCGTGTGCCTGTGTTCAACACGGTCAAGCAAGCCGTCAAGGAAACTGGCGCAAACGCTACGGTAATTTATGTGCCCGCTGCTTTTGCACCCGATGCCGTCCGCGAAGCCGCTGATGCAGGCATTCCGTTGATCGTTTGTATCACTGAAGGCGTGCCAGCGCTGGATATGGTGGCAACCTATGAGTTTGTAAAGCTCAAAGGTTCACGCTTGATCGGGCCAAACTGCCCGGGCTTGTTGACCCCAGGCGAAGCCAAATTGGGGATTATCCCCGGCTCGATTGCCAAACCAGGCCCAGTTGGCGTGGTCTCCAAATCAGGTACATTGACCTATGAAGCGGTCGATGCCTTGACCCGCATTGGCCTTGGCCAAACCTCAATCGTCGGGATTGGTGGCGACCCAATTATCGGCACCAACTTCATCGATGTTTTGGCGATGTTCCAAGCTGATCCAGCCACCGAAGCGATTGTGTTGATCGGTGAAATTGGTGGTAACGCTGAGCAAGATGCCGCCGCCTTTATCAAGGAAAATGTCACCAAGCCAGTGGTCTCGTTTATCGCTGGTCAATCGGCTCCTCCAGGCAAGCGCATGGGCCATGCTGGCGCAATTATCGGCGCTGGTGGCGAAGGCACTGCCCAAGAAAAAATCGAAGCCTTGGAAGCAGTTGGCGCGAAAGTTGCCAAATTGCCCACCGATATCGCGAAATTGGTCGCCGAAAGCCTTGGCAAATAA
- a CDS encoding sugar ABC transporter permease, producing the protein MASAESSVERASDSAIPRPSWWARTRTSRTAYTYLFPALIVMSIITFYPILYQFWMSLTDFGPSSINPLAKNYTPPKYVGFENYQLILQDKLATKNADLASFKFWRTLGFNIWWTFSNVIFHVSLGIVIAVMLNVEGLWFKKIYRAIYILPMVLPQLVIATIWRNMFDGQYGAINMMLKIFLGPAFPDKGIDWLQQIQPVAFGLPLSYFAMLIANIWLGWPFMTIVATGALQSIPKELYEAASIDGATGWNKFWTITLPLLRPAMVPATILGIIQTFNLFHVIYFISGGGPLGQTEILVTQAYKLINGNSLFGIGAAFSVFIFIILGCISAITARISRVAESYDG; encoded by the coding sequence ATGGCATCGGCAGAAAGCAGCGTCGAGCGTGCTAGTGATAGCGCCATCCCACGACCTTCGTGGTGGGCACGCACCAGAACCTCGCGAACAGCCTATACGTATCTTTTTCCCGCTCTGATCGTGATGTCGATCATCACGTTCTATCCGATTCTCTACCAATTTTGGATGTCGCTAACCGACTTTGGCCCATCCAGCATCAACCCTCTTGCCAAAAACTATACGCCACCCAAATATGTGGGCTTTGAAAACTATCAATTAATTTTGCAAGATAAGTTGGCTACTAAAAACGCCGACTTAGCCAGCTTCAAATTCTGGCGAACCTTGGGCTTCAACATTTGGTGGACATTCTCGAATGTGATTTTTCACGTTTCACTGGGGATCGTCATCGCCGTGATGTTGAACGTCGAGGGTTTGTGGTTTAAAAAGATCTATCGCGCAATTTATATCTTGCCCATGGTGCTGCCACAGTTGGTTATTGCCACGATTTGGCGCAATATGTTCGATGGGCAATATGGCGCGATCAATATGATGTTGAAGATCTTTCTTGGCCCAGCCTTTCCCGATAAGGGGATCGATTGGTTGCAACAAATTCAGCCAGTCGCCTTTGGCTTACCACTTTCGTACTTTGCCATGTTGATTGCCAATATCTGGCTGGGCTGGCCATTTATGACGATTGTGGCCACTGGCGCACTCCAAAGTATCCCCAAAGAATTATATGAAGCGGCTTCAATCGACGGCGCAACTGGCTGGAATAAATTCTGGACAATTACGCTGCCATTGCTGCGCCCCGCCATGGTTCCAGCAACCATCTTGGGGATTATCCAAACCTTCAATCTATTCCATGTGATTTACTTTATCAGCGGCGGCGGCCCACTCGGCCAAACCGAAATTTTGGTGACCCAAGCCTATAAGCTGATCAACGGTAACTCGCTGTTTGGGATTGGGGCAGCATTTAGCGTCTTTATCTTTATTATTCTGGGCTGTATTTCAGCAATTACCGCCAGAATTTCACGAGTAGCGGAGTCATACGATGGCTAA
- the argS gene encoding arginine--tRNA ligase: protein MYTFARFEQAIREALLATNLISAADIDLGAPKAAGVQADLALPCFRAAKSRGSNPAQVAQELVAALQFAPDSLVASATISGPYVNFNLNPQAFAKAVLADIQAGGTTYGSSTKGNNRKVIVEYSSPNIAKRMHVGHIRSTIIGQAIANLYQRLGYQVIRDNHLGDYGKQFGVNIAATLRFGKPEGEGEAVLAAIEEQYKRYNLLMKGANPDDADYDPDAEVDLDDEARAWSLKLEQGDPQAVEIWQWMVDLTKTANQPNYDRLGVHFDVQHGESFYKDMLAEIISDAGESDLAERDGKAIIVKDLPDHRGKKLPTFLIQRSDGGTLYITRDIATIKYREQTYNPDAMIYIVGQPQELHFRQTFAISKALGYTDAELIHISFGTVFDAKGQPLSTRKGNMIYLETLLDEARNRAKALIEQKMAEGKTQLTAELIDQVAEQVGVGAVMYNDLYQDTKRNITVDWDRMLAFEGNSSPYLQYMHARCCSILRDFGELPASYDGSLLSHPAETGLLKELARLPQIIEEAAARYAPFVVADWLYATARAFSAFYDACSVLKAETPELRVARGHVVAATAQALRNGLALLSITAPERM, encoded by the coding sequence ATGTATACCTTTGCTCGCTTCGAGCAAGCCATTCGCGAGGCCTTGCTTGCCACCAATTTAATTAGCGCCGCCGATATTGATTTAGGCGCACCCAAAGCTGCTGGCGTACAGGCCGATTTAGCCTTGCCTTGTTTTCGTGCCGCCAAAAGCCGTGGCAGCAACCCTGCTCAAGTTGCCCAAGAATTAGTTGCCGCGCTACAATTTGCGCCCGATAGCTTGGTAGCCAGTGCGACAATTTCTGGCCCTTACGTTAATTTCAATCTCAACCCTCAAGCCTTTGCCAAAGCCGTTTTGGCCGATATTCAGGCTGGCGGCACAACTTATGGTAGCAGCACCAAAGGCAATAATCGCAAAGTGATTGTCGAATATTCGTCACCCAACATTGCCAAGCGCATGCACGTTGGCCATATTCGCTCAACGATCATCGGCCAAGCGATTGCCAATCTCTACCAACGGCTGGGCTATCAAGTGATTCGCGATAATCACTTAGGCGATTATGGCAAGCAATTCGGGGTTAATATTGCCGCCACCTTGCGCTTTGGCAAGCCCGAAGGCGAAGGCGAGGCCGTGCTCGCAGCGATCGAAGAACAATACAAACGCTACAATTTGTTGATGAAGGGCGCAAACCCCGACGATGCCGATTATGATCCCGATGCCGAAGTTGATTTGGATGATGAAGCCCGCGCTTGGTCGTTGAAATTAGAACAGGGCGATCCCCAAGCAGTTGAAATTTGGCAATGGATGGTTGATTTAACCAAAACTGCCAATCAGCCCAATTATGATCGTTTGGGCGTGCATTTCGATGTGCAACATGGCGAAAGTTTTTACAAAGATATGTTGGCCGAAATCATCAGCGATGCAGGCGAGAGCGACCTTGCGGAGCGTGATGGCAAAGCAATTATTGTCAAAGATTTACCCGACCATCGCGGCAAAAAATTACCAACCTTTTTGATTCAGCGCTCGGATGGTGGCACGCTCTACATCACCCGCGATATTGCCACCATTAAATATCGTGAGCAAACTTACAATCCTGATGCGATGATTTACATTGTGGGTCAGCCCCAAGAATTGCACTTCCGCCAAACCTTTGCCATCAGCAAGGCCTTAGGCTACACCGATGCCGAGTTGATTCATATTTCGTTTGGCACGGTGTTTGATGCTAAGGGCCAACCACTTTCAACCCGCAAGGGCAATATGATTTATCTCGAAACCTTGCTGGATGAAGCCCGCAATCGCGCCAAAGCCTTGATTGAGCAAAAAATGGCTGAAGGTAAAACCCAGCTTACCGCCGAATTGATCGATCAAGTTGCCGAGCAAGTTGGGGTGGGCGCGGTGATGTACAACGATTTATACCAAGATACCAAGCGTAATATTACCGTCGATTGGGATCGCATGTTGGCATTCGAGGGCAATAGCTCGCCCTATTTGCAATATATGCACGCTCGTTGCTGTTCAATTCTGCGCGATTTTGGCGAATTGCCTGCTAGCTATGATGGCAGTTTGTTGAGCCACCCTGCTGAAACTGGCTTGTTGAAAGAGCTAGCCCGTTTGCCCCAAATTATTGAAGAAGCAGCGGCACGCTATGCGCCGTTCGTGGTCGCCGATTGGCTATATGCCACGGCACGGGCCTTTTCGGCTTTCTACGATGCCTGTTCAGTGCTCAAAGCCGAAACGCCAGAGTTACGGGTTGCGCGTGGCCATGTGGTTGCTGCCACTGCTCAAGCGCTCCGTAACGGCTTAGCGCTGCTCTCAATCACTGCTCCTGAGCGAATGTAA
- a CDS encoding helix-turn-helix domain-containing protein, with product MPESFGQRLGRLRALHGWTQQALADRLALSRVAISHFEMGLATPSERTVILLAGLFRLEPHELVADTFYPEGKSLRLPSVAPRYSEVELQLALCARDLAWCERLPAARTETLLYWQTNLEQLHRNCVDLHERQLIQAMLAQLS from the coding sequence ATGCCAGAATCATTTGGCCAGCGGTTGGGCCGTTTGCGGGCTTTGCATGGCTGGACACAACAAGCCCTTGCTGATCGCTTGGCGCTTTCGCGGGTGGCGATCTCCCACTTTGAAATGGGTTTGGCCACGCCTTCGGAGCGCACGGTTATTTTGCTGGCAGGCTTGTTTCGGCTCGAACCCCATGAGTTAGTCGCCGATACGTTTTACCCTGAAGGCAAAAGTTTGCGTTTGCCCAGCGTTGCGCCGCGCTATAGCGAAGTTGAGCTACAACTGGCCTTGTGTGCCCGTGATTTGGCGTGGTGCGAACGTTTGCCAGCAGCTAGAACCGAAACGCTGCTGTATTGGCAAACCAACTTAGAACAACTCCACCGCAATTGTGTTGATCTGCATGAACGCCAATTGATTCAGGCGATGTTAGCCCAACTTAGCTAA
- a CDS encoding class I SAM-dependent methyltransferase codes for MTDSSAVWVGEAKRYDQTRPTPPLVLIDILTQLIHTPRPKLVVDLGCGTGRSTTIWNERAAQVIGIEPSEPMRNVAIQNLAAHISATTISYQAGVAHQTSLESNSVDIITCAQAFHWMEPTATLAEIARILRPGGVFAAYDYSWPPTIHWEIDQIFQEVDQRFEHLIATRGTPTERPGWAKEQHLARMQQSGLFQHTQELVLHHCEYGDANRFIGLILSSGYSHHLKHGTVTEEEIGFDRLRQVAHDLIGKQPIPWYFSYHVRIGIR; via the coding sequence ATGACTGATTCCAGCGCAGTATGGGTTGGTGAAGCTAAGCGTTATGATCAAACGCGTCCGACACCGCCTTTGGTCTTGATTGATATTCTGACTCAGTTGATCCATACTCCACGTCCCAAACTTGTCGTTGATTTGGGGTGTGGTACTGGTCGATCAACGACGATCTGGAACGAACGAGCAGCCCAAGTCATTGGGATTGAGCCAAGTGAGCCAATGCGCAACGTTGCCATCCAAAATCTTGCGGCCCATATTTCAGCTACAACTATCAGCTACCAAGCTGGAGTAGCACACCAAACAAGTCTTGAATCTAACAGTGTCGATATTATTACCTGTGCTCAAGCCTTTCACTGGATGGAACCAACGGCAACGCTGGCTGAAATTGCTCGCATTCTTCGACCTGGCGGTGTGTTCGCAGCCTATGATTATAGTTGGCCGCCAACCATTCATTGGGAAATTGACCAGATTTTTCAAGAGGTCGATCAGCGGTTTGAGCACCTAATTGCAACCCGTGGCACACCAACGGAACGCCCAGGTTGGGCCAAGGAGCAACACCTTGCGCGAATGCAGCAGAGTGGGCTATTTCAACATACCCAAGAATTAGTGCTCCATCATTGCGAATATGGCGATGCGAATCGTTTTATTGGTCTGATCTTGAGTAGTGGATATAGCCATCATCTCAAGCATGGCACGGTTACTGAGGAGGAAATTGGGTTTGATCGACTCAGACAAGTAGCCCACGATCTGATTGGCAAGCAGCCAATTCCGTGGTATTTCAGTTACCATGTGCGAATTGGCATTCGCTAG
- a CDS encoding extracellular solute-binding protein — protein MKRILSFLLVSIMMVGLLAACGGETTPTTAPTTAAEPTAAPTTAAEATAEPTAATTEATAAPEATTAPATGGMAATGDITLWHAYSTGGAEDATLTELIEKAKAAFPEANISVLQVPFDQVFSKFENDVAAAGGPDLLLAPNDSLGDLARKNLLADLDAYKANLTNIAPAGVAGMSVDGKLYGIPESFKAVALYYNKSTVATPPATTDELLQMVKDGKKLVLNQSAYHNFGFFQAFGASLFTADKSCGLVDGGGDALKYLQDLKAAGATFSTDGAQADALFREGQADMIINGPWVLADYQAALSDKLGVAAMPAGPKGPAGPLTGVDGFYVNINSQNVEGAVALAMYLTNTESQKIYTEKAGHVPADVNVVPTDALVLGFSQAASTGYARPQDQELNNFWTPVGDAVTKALDGGEDATKAITDACAAMDTANGK, from the coding sequence ATGAAGCGTATTTTGAGCTTCCTGCTCGTCAGTATCATGATGGTCGGTTTATTGGCAGCTTGTGGTGGCGAAACCACCCCAACCACTGCTCCAACCACCGCAGCAGAACCAACCGCCGCCCCAACTACTGCGGCAGAAGCAACCGCTGAGCCAACCGCCGCAACTACAGAAGCAACCGCTGCTCCCGAAGCAACTACCGCCCCAGCAACTGGCGGCATGGCAGCAACTGGCGATATCACCTTGTGGCACGCTTACAGCACCGGTGGCGCTGAAGATGCAACCTTGACCGAGTTGATCGAAAAAGCCAAGGCTGCGTTCCCAGAAGCCAACATCAGCGTGTTGCAAGTACCATTCGACCAAGTATTCAGCAAGTTTGAAAACGACGTTGCTGCTGCTGGCGGCCCAGACTTGCTCTTGGCTCCAAATGATAGCTTGGGCGATTTGGCTCGCAAGAACTTGTTGGCCGACCTCGACGCTTACAAAGCCAACTTGACCAACATCGCTCCTGCTGGCGTTGCTGGGATGTCGGTTGATGGCAAGCTCTATGGTATTCCAGAATCATTCAAAGCCGTTGCTTTGTACTACAACAAATCAACCGTAGCCACCCCACCAGCAACCACCGACGAGTTGTTGCAAATGGTCAAAGATGGCAAGAAATTGGTCTTGAACCAAAGCGCTTACCACAACTTCGGCTTCTTCCAAGCTTTCGGTGCTAGCTTGTTCACCGCCGACAAGTCATGTGGCTTAGTCGATGGTGGCGGCGATGCCTTGAAGTATTTGCAAGATCTCAAAGCTGCTGGCGCAACTTTCTCAACCGATGGTGCTCAAGCTGATGCCCTCTTCCGCGAAGGCCAAGCTGACATGATCATCAACGGGCCATGGGTTTTGGCCGACTACCAAGCTGCTTTGAGCGACAAACTTGGTGTTGCCGCAATGCCTGCTGGTCCTAAGGGTCCTGCTGGCCCATTGACTGGCGTTGACGGTTTCTATGTCAACATCAACAGCCAAAATGTTGAAGGTGCAGTTGCTTTGGCAATGTACTTGACCAACACCGAATCACAAAAAATCTACACCGAAAAAGCTGGCCACGTTCCAGCTGATGTCAACGTTGTACCAACCGATGCGTTGGTGCTCGGCTTCAGCCAAGCTGCTTCAACTGGCTATGCTCGCCCACAAGACCAAGAACTTAACAACTTCTGGACTCCAGTTGGCGATGCTGTAACCAAAGCACTTGATGGCGGCGAAGATGCAACCAAGGCGATCACTGATGCCTGTGCTGCAATGGATACCGCTAACGGTAAATAA
- the sucC gene encoding ADP-forming succinate--CoA ligase subunit beta, whose amino-acid sequence MKLHEYQARDIVARYGIPVTGGGVAATAEEVQKVAEQIGGPVAVKAQVHVGGRGKAGGIKLANTPAEAFDAGKAILGMDIKGLTVEKVLVAEAITFDKEIYLGVILDRATKRVVLIASSEGGVEIEEVAKTNPDAIIKLPADPLLGLQPYQAQELAYSIGITDAKQARQFSSIATGLYRAFVENDAELAEINPLVVLPNGQLQALDSKIVLDDSGLFRHSEVAGMRDIAGEPESEIKARENGLTFIKLDGNIGCMVNGAGLAMATMDVVNLFGGEPANFLDIGGGANAQKVAAALDIILDDPNVKVVMVNIFGGITRCDEVAKGIVEAQKIIKRQVPMVVRLVGTNEAEGQRILADASLTPASTLADAAQKAVDIAKQ is encoded by the coding sequence ATGAAGCTCCACGAATACCAAGCCCGTGATATCGTGGCTCGTTATGGCATTCCAGTGACAGGCGGCGGTGTTGCTGCGACGGCGGAAGAAGTTCAAAAAGTTGCCGAGCAAATTGGCGGCCCGGTGGCGGTCAAGGCGCAAGTGCATGTTGGCGGTCGGGGTAAAGCTGGCGGGATCAAGTTGGCCAACACGCCAGCTGAAGCCTTCGATGCTGGCAAAGCGATTTTGGGCATGGATATCAAAGGCTTGACGGTTGAAAAAGTCTTGGTAGCCGAAGCGATCACCTTCGACAAAGAAATTTATCTTGGGGTGATTTTGGATCGCGCGACCAAGCGGGTGGTGCTGATTGCTTCATCAGAGGGTGGCGTTGAAATCGAAGAAGTCGCCAAAACCAATCCTGATGCAATTATCAAATTGCCAGCCGACCCCTTACTTGGCTTGCAACCCTACCAAGCCCAAGAATTGGCCTATAGCATTGGCATTACCGATGCCAAGCAAGCTCGCCAATTTTCCAGCATTGCAACCGGTTTGTATCGGGCATTTGTCGAAAATGATGCTGAATTAGCCGAAATCAACCCCTTGGTGGTGTTGCCAAACGGCCAATTACAAGCCCTCGACTCGAAAATTGTGCTTGACGATAGCGGCTTGTTCCGCCACAGCGAAGTTGCTGGCATGCGCGATATCGCAGGCGAGCCAGAATCAGAAATCAAAGCCCGCGAAAATGGCCTGACCTTTATCAAGCTTGATGGCAATATTGGCTGTATGGTCAATGGCGCAGGCTTGGCAATGGCCACCATGGACGTGGTAAATCTGTTCGGTGGCGAACCAGCCAACTTCCTTGACATCGGTGGTGGTGCGAACGCCCAAAAAGTCGCCGCAGCCCTCGATATCATTCTCGATGATCCCAACGTTAAAGTTGTGATGGTCAATATCTTTGGTGGCATCACCCGCTGCGATGAAGTTGCCAAGGGGATTGTCGAAGCCCAAAAGATTATCAAGCGCCAAGTGCCGATGGTGGTACGCTTGGTTGGCACCAACGAAGCCGAAGGCCAACGCATTTTGGCTGATGCCAGCTTAACTCCAGCTTCAACCTTGGCCGACGCAGCCCAAAAAGCTGTTGATATTGCCAAACAATAA
- a CDS encoding ABC transporter permease subunit, whose product MANSSIAQPTSRKGLFARGRGAGRQLEWWQQLLLQAFCLTVAISVLFPIMWIVTLSFKEAGSARPLKLEVIPSSISLSSYQAVIEQPLSKSAGDISFWKLMGNSFFLAAGVSFFSVMIGVSAAYAFSRLNFVGRKLIFLSIGFILLMPGIATLAPLFAMLAKISTSLEILRIIYFTMAGLLVAGLALMTISRVRSDDFRAGSAAFLVGGLAVAALFLWGGTQIEIPKNARPFELGRSLYGVGLAMISGALPFAIWNLKGYLDTIPKELEEAAIIDGASPNQIFFRIILPLATPALAVTAFLGFMAGWTEFALTARFINKADNYTLAIALQTMTGQYATVSWSNFAAMSIMISLPVSIVYLALQKYIVGGLTLGGVKG is encoded by the coding sequence ATGGCTAATTCATCTATTGCACAACCGACCAGCCGCAAAGGCCTGTTTGCTCGTGGGCGCGGTGCTGGCCGTCAATTGGAATGGTGGCAACAATTGCTGTTGCAGGCATTTTGCTTGACCGTGGCAATTTCAGTCTTGTTTCCAATTATGTGGATCGTTACGCTTTCGTTCAAGGAAGCAGGCAGTGCCCGACCACTCAAATTGGAAGTTATTCCATCGTCGATCTCGTTAAGCTCCTATCAAGCAGTGATCGAGCAACCGCTTTCCAAATCAGCAGGCGATATCTCGTTCTGGAAGTTGATGGGCAATAGCTTTTTCTTGGCAGCAGGGGTCTCGTTCTTCTCAGTGATGATCGGGGTTTCAGCAGCCTATGCCTTCTCGCGCTTGAACTTCGTCGGGCGCAAATTGATTTTCTTGAGCATTGGCTTTATTTTGTTGATGCCAGGGATTGCTACGCTTGCGCCATTGTTTGCGATGTTGGCCAAAATTAGCACCAGCCTTGAAATCTTGCGCATCATTTATTTCACGATGGCAGGCTTGTTGGTCGCTGGCCTAGCGCTTATGACGATCTCACGGGTTCGCTCCGATGATTTTCGGGCTGGCTCAGCTGCATTCTTGGTTGGCGGTTTAGCGGTGGCTGCACTGTTCTTATGGGGCGGTACGCAGATTGAAATTCCTAAAAATGCCCGACCATTTGAGCTTGGTCGCTCGCTATATGGCGTAGGCTTGGCCATGATTTCCGGCGCGTTACCATTCGCGATCTGGAATCTCAAAGGCTATCTGGATACGATTCCCAAGGAGTTGGAAGAAGCCGCGATTATTGACGGCGCTTCACCAAACCAAATCTTCTTCCGGATTATTCTGCCGTTGGCCACCCCAGCTTTGGCCGTAACTGCCTTCTTGGGCTTTATGGCTGGCTGGACAGAATTTGCTTTGACCGCACGCTTTATCAACAAGGCCGACAATTATACCTTGGCAATTGCCTTGCAAACCATGACTGGCCAATATGCCACAGTTTCATGGTCGAATTTTGCGGCGATGTCGATTATGATTTCGCTGCCAGTCTCGATTGTCTATCTGGCGTTGCAAAAATATATCGTTGGCGGCTTAACCTTGGGCGGGGTAAAAGGTTAA
- the gmd gene encoding GDP-mannose 4,6-dehydratase has translation MTNKVAVVTGITGQDGSYLAEHLLAQGYRVVGMLRRSSTVNFERIKHIQDDIELVTGDLLDEVSLINLLQTYRPSEVYNLAAQSFVQTSWSQPVFTGEATALGVTRILDAVRTVDPSIRFYQASSSEMFGKVVEVPQTENTPFYPRSPYGVAKVYGHWITVNYRESYNMFACSGILFNHESPRRGREFVTRKITDAVARIKLGLATELRLGNLEAQRDWGFAGDYVKAMYLMLQQDQPDDFVVSTGETHSVRRFCEIAFGHVGLNYADYVKIDERFMRPAEVDLLIGDPAKAKRILGWQPETPFEQLVTMMVEADLELLKHEYRIS, from the coding sequence ATGACCAATAAAGTCGCAGTGGTGACCGGAATTACCGGCCAAGATGGTTCGTATTTAGCTGAACATTTGCTGGCCCAAGGCTACCGCGTCGTCGGGATGCTACGGCGTTCCAGCACAGTTAATTTCGAACGCATCAAACATATTCAAGATGATATCGAACTGGTCACGGGCGATTTGCTCGATGAAGTTTCGTTAATTAATTTGCTGCAAACCTATCGACCTTCCGAGGTTTATAACTTAGCAGCCCAAAGCTTTGTCCAAACGTCATGGTCACAACCAGTCTTTACTGGCGAAGCTACAGCCTTGGGCGTGACGCGGATTCTTGACGCAGTACGCACGGTCGATCCTTCGATTCGCTTTTATCAAGCGAGTTCGTCGGAGATGTTTGGCAAAGTGGTTGAAGTACCGCAAACCGAAAATACGCCATTTTACCCACGCTCGCCGTATGGGGTCGCCAAAGTTTATGGCCACTGGATCACCGTGAATTATCGTGAAAGCTACAATATGTTTGCTTGCTCAGGCATTTTGTTCAATCACGAAAGCCCACGCCGTGGCCGCGAATTTGTCACCCGCAAAATCACCGATGCAGTAGCGCGAATTAAGCTTGGCTTAGCGACTGAATTACGTTTGGGTAATCTCGAAGCCCAGCGCGATTGGGGCTTTGCTGGCGATTACGTCAAAGCGATGTATTTGATGTTGCAACAAGACCAGCCCGATGATTTTGTGGTTTCAACGGGCGAAACCCACTCAGTGCGCCGCTTCTGCGAGATCGCGTTTGGCCATGTTGGCTTAAATTATGCCGACTATGTAAAAATCGACGAACGCTTTATGCGACCTGCCGAAGTGGACTTGTTGATTGGCGACCCAGCCAAGGCCAAGCGCATTTTAGGTTGGCAACCAGAAACGCCCTTCGAGCAACTGGTGACCATGATGGTCGAAGCTGACCTCGAATTATTGAAACATGAATACCGGATTTCATAA